The genomic interval GCCTGGCCTTCGCCGACCAGAACGGCCACCCGTATAAAGTGATCGGGCGCTGGCTGGTGGAGCAGGGGCAGTTGCCGGCCGACGGCGTGTCGGCGCAGAGCATCAAGGCCTGGATAGCGGCCAATCCGCAGCGCCGCCAGGAACTCTTCAACGTCAACCCGAGCTATATCTTCTTCCGCGAGGAGCGCCTGCCCGACCCGGGCGTAGGACCCAAGGGCGCGCTCGGCGTGCCGCTCACACCCGAGCGCTCGGTGGCGGTCGACCCCTCGCAGGTGCCGCTGGGGCGCCGCTCTTCCTGTCCACCACGCACCCGACCAACGAGGCGCCGCTGCAGCGCCTGATGATGGCGCAGGACACCGGCGGGGCAATCCGCGGCGCGGTGCGGGCGGACTTCTTCTTTGGTTTCGGCGGCAATGCGGCCGAGTACGCGGGGCGGATGAAGCAGCGCGGGGCGATCTGGGTGCTGTTGCCCAAGGGTCCCTGACGAATCGGCTCCCTGCGATCTTTCCGCCAGGGGCTGGTATCGGAATCCGCACCGTGGCGGCGTGCCAGGCAATACCAGATGGAGGCAAATTGCGTGCGATAGCGGCTTCGAATAGGGTGGCGCAGTCTTGAACGACATGACACGGCCACCCGGCCGGGTCGTCCACCCCGAAGGAGTTCGCATGCGCCACGCACTGTTTGCCTTGCCACTTGCCGCCCTCTTGCTGACGTCCAGCGCAAGCGCCGGTCAAACCTATTCCCTGTCCGAAGCCAGCGTTGGCGCATCGGCCATCGTCGTCCTGGTGCCGCTCAGTGTGGTCGTGGTCGGCTCGCAAGCCATCGCGAACACGGTGGACGAGCTCAGTTCCCGCAAGCGCTGGCACGTCACCGAGATCGAACCGCAAGGCCGGAACACGACCGTGCGGATGTGCAGCGACGACGACAAGGTCACGCTGGACATGAACGTGCCGGCCGCAACCGCCCGCACCCACGCCCTGCAGGCTGGCGACGCCCTCGAGATGGAGCGCGTCGGCAAGGCCGGCTTCGCGGTCAGGAAGGGGCAGGCCACGGTGGGCGTGCTGTCCGACCCGGGCGCGGGCATGGTCCATTCGAAGGCCCGCAGCTAAGTACTCGACCGAAAATAAATGGGAATTTTGGCAAACAGAACTGGATGCGGTGCAAGACGGCGAGAGCGCCGCAGTGCGAGCACTGCCCCGCAAGCGGACGCGAGCCGACGCAGCAACGCGCCGGTTCTGGAAGCCAAAAACACATTTATTTTTGGGTGAGTACTTAGCATGCGCCGCTTTCTGCTGACGCTGGTCCTGGCGCTGGCGGCCGGCACGTCGATGGCCGGCACGCCCTGTGAAGGAACACCCGCCACGCCCGCACAGGTGCGCATGAGCCTGCAGATGGCGGACGCGACCCGCGCCGCACTCGAGTCGATCGACGACGAAGTGGTGCTGATTGCCCGCGTCGGCCAGGACCTGGGCAAGTACGGCCTGACCTATTCGCACATGGGATTTGCCGTGCGCGAGCATCCGGCAGGGGCCTGGTCGATCGTCCACAAGCTCAACGGCTGCGGCACGGCCACGTCCGGCCTGTATGACGAAGGCCTGGTCAACTTTTTTTCGGACTCGCCGTTTCGCTACCAGGCCGGCATCTGGCGCCTGGCTCCCGGCGCGCAGGCACGGCTGAAGAAAGCCTTGCTCGGCAAGAAGGCCAAGGATTATTTCGAACCGAACTACAGCCTGGTCGCCTATCCATTCAGCACGCGCTACCAGAATTCGAATGGCTGGGTGCTGGAAATGCTGGCCTTTGCCGTCGCGCCGGAAGACGAGGCGAACACCCGTCTGAGTGCCCAAGCCTGGCTGAAGGGAAGCGGCTACCGGCCGACCCAGCTCGAACTGGGCACCATGACCCGCCTGGGCGCACGCATGACCAAGGCGAACGTCGCCTTCGACGACCATCCGCCCGAGCTGCGCTGGAGCGGCCATATCCAGACCGTCACGGTCGACTCCATCGTCACCTGGCTGCGTACGCTGCCGGATGGCTGCCAGGCGATGGGGTGTCCGGAAGCGCGCGTGGTGTTGCCGGGGGCTGCGAGGTAAGCCCGAACAAGGCGTGGCGTTGCACTGCTGTTCAATATCGGCTAAGCTTGCATGTTTCCGAAAATGCAACTTTGGCGGAATCTGCCATGCGAATGTTCCGCTGCCAAGACCTGATTGGACAGACCATGCGCGCCGCATCCCTCATTGCCCTCCTGCTTTCCGCCAGCATCGCGACACCGGCATCCGCCGACGAGCAGATACCGCCATGGGCCTTGTCTCTTGCCCTGTCGATCGCACCTTTCTATATGTCTTCCCAGGCCGCTGGAGACTTGTCCAAGTCGACGTCGGGCGACCCGGCCAAGAACAAGCAGTGGCAGGTCGCGGCAATGCGCACCGAGGGCGACAGGACGGCACTCGAACTGCGCAGTGAGGATGGGGCGACGCGGGTCGACACGATGGTGAGCAGCGCCATCGCACGCGCGCACGCTGTGAAGCTGCATGACACCCTGGAGATCGAAGCGATCGGCCAGACCGGCTTCGCAGTCAAGAAAGCGGGGGCCACCCTGGTCGTGATGGTGCGTCCCGACACCGGTCTGCTGCATTCGAAGGCCCGCACGTGATCCTGCGCCGCCTCGTGCTGGCAGCCGTTCTCGCCACCGCGGCGGAAATGGCGCTGGCGGGGCGGCAGTGCGTAAGCCAGGAGGTAGCGCCTGAGCTGTCGCGCCTGAGCATGCACATCGGCGATGCGACGCGCGCCGCGCTCGGCGCGATCGATGACGAGGTCGTACTCATCGCACGCGTCGGGCAGGATTTGTCGAAATACGGGCTGACCTATTCGCACATGGCGTTTGCGGTGCGCGAGCACCCGGATGGGGCCTGGTCGGTCGTGCACGAGCTGAATCGTTGCGGCACCGGCGAATCGGCGCTGTACGACGAAGGGCTGGTCAACTTTTTCGCCGATGCGCCATTTCGCTACCAGGCCGGCATCTGGCGCCTGGCGCCGCACGCGCAGCGCCGCCTGAAAACCGCTTTGCTTGGCACGCAGGCCAAGGACTACCATGAGCGGCACTACAGCGCGGTGGCCTATCCCTTCAGCGCGCGCTACCAGAATTCGAACGGCTGGGTGCTGGAGATGCTGGCCTTCGCGTTTGCCGAGGAAGGCGAGGTAACTGACCGGGCGGGTGCCCAGGCCTGGCTGAAAACGCACGCGTATGTGCCGAGCCAGGTCGAAGTCGGCACGCTGCTCCGGTTCGGTGCGCGCGTCATCAAGGCGAATATCGCTTTCGACGACCATCCATCCGCGTTGCGCCGGGAGGGACACATCCGGCTTGTCACGGTCGATTCCATCGTTACCTGGCTGCGTACGCTGCCGGATGCGTGCCAGGCGACGGGGTGTCCGGAGATGCGGGTGGTGTTGCCTGGGGCCCGGTAACGCTGCGCATCCGGTAATCGACCTCCTATATAGACAGCGTCACTCGTTCACATGCCGCAGGCGCGTACCGCTCACGGCGCTTATCGCCAGCACGACCGCGCCGGCGGCGACGAGGACCAGCGCGGTGCGCACGCTGGTGCGCTCGGCCAGCATGCCCGCTGTCATGGCGCCGAGCGGGGCGCTGGCCACCGTCAGCGAACGCATCGTCGCCACCATCCGGCCCAGCACGGCGTCGGGCGTGACACGCTGGCGCAAGGCGACGTAGGGCACGAAGAACAGCGTTGCGCCGCAATCGAGCAGGAAGACAACGATGCCGTAGGCGATCGCGGTCGCCGCGCCGCTGCCGAACAGGCCGGCCGGAATGGCGGGCATCAGGGCGAAGCCCAGGGTGCAGACGCACAGGCCGACCAGGATTGCGCGGCCGGTGCCATAGCGTGCCGATAGCGGCTTGACGAGGATCGAGCCGGCCAGGATGCCGAGGCCGCCCAGCATTTGCGCCGTTCCCATCACGCCCGGCGCCATGCCGAGCACGCGCGTGGCGAACAGGACGTGCAGCGCGAGGTAGCCATAGAACAGCAGGTGCCAGAAGCCCGCCGTCCAGGCGAGCGTGCGCAGCAGCCGGTGATTCCAGACAAAGACCAGGCCCTCGCGGATTTCGTGCATGGGATGGGTGTTGGTGGGCGGGGGCTGCGGCTCGCGGGCACGAATCCGGCGCAAATTCCCTAACGAGGCAATGAAAGCGCCGACCGTGCACAGCAGCGCGACCGGCGCGCCGAGCAGCTGCACCAGCACGCCCGCCATGCCCGGGCCGACCAGGCGCGCTGCCGATTCGGTGGCGGCGAGCTTTGAGTGGGCATCGACCAGTCCGTTGCGGCCGACGATAAAGGTGAGGAACACCTGTTCCGCACTGCCGCCGACGACCAGGCCGCTGCCGATCACGAAGCCGACCGCATACAGCCAATGGATGCTCAGCAGACCCAGCCACCAGGCTAGCGGCACACTCGCGAGGGCGGTGGCGACCATGATGTCGCTGCACATCATGATCGGCAGGCGCCGCCGGCGGTCGAGGAGCACGCCGGAAGGCAGCCCGAACAGCAGGAAGGGGAGCGATTCGAGTGCGGCGAGCGTGCCCATCTGGCTTGGCGTCGCATGCATCAGCAGGACGGCACAGATCGGCAGGGCCAGCAGGGTGATCTGGGACCCGAAATTCATCAGCGTGCTGCTGAGCCAGAGGCGACGGAAGTCGCTGTTTTGCAGCAGGCGGTCGCTGGCCAGGGCACTGAGGGCCTTGCGGAGGGAGACGATGATGAGCTCGCGTCGAAATTGCTGAAACAGCAATGATACCCGCCTTGTTCGCGGGAGGAGGCGCTACAATCGCAGGGTGTTCAATCTACTTGAAGGGTGCCCCATGGAATATAGTGACCTGCTGATCGAAAACCACGGCAAGGTGGTCGTCATTCGCCTGAACCGTCCGAAGGCGATGAATGCGCTGAACGACAACATGATGAACGAGCTCGGCCATGCGCTCTACCAGTACGATGCCGACCCGGCCGTCAACGTCATCGTCCTGACCGGCAGCGAAAAGGTTTTTGCAGCAGGCGCCGATATCGCCGCCATGGCCAACTACACCTATGCCGACACTTATCCAGGTAACTATATTGGCCGCAACTGGGAACATATCCTCAATGTGCGCAAACCCGTGATCGGCGTCGTCGCCGGTTATGCCCTGGGCGGCGGCTGCGAGCTGGCCATGATGTGCGACTTCCTGATTGCCTCCGACGCCGCCAAGTTCGGTCAGCCGGAAATCAAGGTCGGCGTCACCCCGGGTGCGGGTGGTACCCAGCGCCTGCCGCGTGCGATCGGCAAGTCGAAAGCCATGGACATGCTGTTGACGGCGCGCATGATCGACGCGGCCGAGGCCGAGCGCACCGGGCTGGTGTCGCGCGTCTTCCCAGCCGACAGCCTGATGGAAGAGGCGCTCAAGGTGGCCAATACCATCGCCGAGATGCCGGTGTCGGTGGCGATGGCGATCAAGGATTCCGTCAACCGTGCCTACGAGACCACCCTCACCGAGGGCGTGCGTTACGAGCGGCGCTTTTTCCACGCCGCATTCGGTACGCCGGCGCAAAAAGAGGGAATGGCGGCGTTCCTGGAGAAACGCAAAGCGAATTTCGAGGGGATGTAGATTCCCGTCGGCCAATCAGGCAGCCGAGTCTGCCTGGTAATATCTTGCTGGAAATTGCAGAAAAAAAAGTGCGCAACAAGGTCTTGCGCACCCTTCGCGAACTTTGTTATGATTCGCCTCCGCTTCGGGGCTCAGTGCAAAACGTTAACGAAATCAAGTAGTTAAGTATGCAACAGGCGAAGAAGAGGAAAAAAAGAAGTTGACGACGCAAACGAAACACTGCATAATCTCACTTCTCTGCTGCTGACGAACAAAACGATTCGCGACAAAGCAGCAAGGCAGTACCGCCCTCGGCGGGAGCCAAAGTTCTTTAACAATTAACAGTCGATAAGTGTGGGCGTTTGATGAGGGTGCCGGCTGACTAGTTCAGCTGATTACTTAAATTATCAAATGTTCACAAAAGTATTAACGTTGCTTAGCAATGAGCGATGGTCAGTATCTTGAGTGGGCGACTCCGCTAGTAATAGCGGATGACACGAAAGTGTCAACAAACAGAGATTGAACTGAAGAGTTTGATCCTGGCTCAGATTGAACGCTGGCGGCATGCTTTACACATGCAAGTCGAACGGCAGCACGGGCTTCGGCCTGGTGGCGAGTGGCGAACGGGTGAGTAATATATCGGAACGTACCCAAGAGTGGGGGATAACGTAGCGAAAGTTACGCTAATACCGCATACGATCCAAGGATGAAAGCAGGGGACCGCAAGGCCTTGTGCTCCTGGAGCGGCCGATATCTGATTAGCTAGTTGGTAGGGTAAAGGCCTACCAAGGCGACGATCAGTAGCTGGTCTGAGAGGACGACCAGCCACACTGGAACTGAGACACGGTCCAGACTCCTACGGGAGGCAGCAGTGGGGAATTTTGGACAATGGGCGCAAGCCTGATCCAGCAATGCCGCGTGAGTGAAGAAGGCCTTCGGGTTGTAAAGCTCTTTTGTCAGGGAAGAAACGGTAGAGGCTAATATCCTCTGCTAATGACGGTACCTGAAGAATAAGCACCGGCTAACTACGTGCCAGCAGCCGCGGTAATACGTAGGGTGCAAGCGTTAATCGGAATTACTGGGCGTAAAGCGTGCGCAGGCGGTTTTGTAAGTCTGTCGTGAAAGCCCCGGGCTCAACCTGGGAATTGCGATGGAGACTGCAAGGCTTGAATCTGGCAGAGGGGGGTAGAATTCCACGTGTAGCAGTGAAATGCGTAGAGATGTGGAGGAACACCGATGGCGAAGGCAGCCCCCTGGGTCAAGATTGACGCTCATGCACGAAAGCGTGGGGAGCAAACAGGATTAGATACCCTGGTAGTCCACGCCCTAAACGATGTCTACTAGTTGTCGGGTTTTAATTAACTTGGTAACGCAGCTAACGCGTGAAGTAGACCGCCTGGGGAGTACGGTCGCAAGATTAAAACTCAAAGGAATTGACGGGGACCCGCACAAGCGGTGGATGATGTGGATTAATTCGATGCAACGCGAAAAACCTTACCTACCCTTGACATGTCAGGAATCCTTGAGAGATCAGGGAGTGCCCGAAAGGGAACCTGAACACAGGTGCTGCATGGCTGTCGTCAGCTCGTGTCGTGAGATGTTGGGTTAAGTCCCGCAACGAGCGCAACCCTTGTCATTAGTTGCTACGCAAGAGCACTCTAATGAGACTGCCGGTGACAAACCGGAGGAAGGTGGGGATGACGTCAAGTCCTCATGGCCCTTATGGGTAGGGCTTCACACGTCATACAATGGTACATACAGAGGGCCGCCAACCCGCGAGGGGGAGCTAATCCCAGAAAGTGTATCGTAGTCCGGATCGCAGTCTGCAACTCGACTGCGTGAAGTTGGAATCGCTAGTAATCGCGGATCAGCATGCCGCGGTGAATACGTTCCCGGGTCTTGTACACACCGCCCGTCACACCATGGGAGCGGGTTTTACCAGAAGTAGGTAGCTTAACCGCAAGGGGGGCGCTTACCACGGTAGGATTCGTGACTGGGGTGAAGTCGTAACAAGGTAGCCGTATCGGAAGGTGCGGCTGGATCACCTCCTTTCTAGAGTAGCACCGGAGTCAGCCTCAAAACTGAACTCATCATCAAGCGTTCACACTTATCGACTGTCAATAAGAACTGTATTTAGCTGAAGCGGAAAGCTTGAGCTAAGTGTAGTTTTTGTTCTTTAACAATCTGGAAGAAGTAAAGTTTTTTTAAGCGTGCAAACGCATCAGCAATGATGGGTGAGCACACTTAGGGTAGTAGTAAAGTATCAACAAACATGCAACAAGCTGTACTCCTTGAACTATGACGCTCCCTGGTGCGAACCAGGGGCTAACGTTATAGGGACAAGCGAATAAGTGCACATGGTGGATGCCTTGGCGATTACAGGCGATGAAGGACGTAGTAGCTTGCGATAAGCTGCGGGGAGTGAGCAAACACACTTTGATCCGCAGATTTCCGAATGGGGAAACCCGGCCTTTTAGGTCATTGCATGCTGAATACATAGGTATGCAAAGCGAACGCGGCGAACTGAAACATCTAAGTAGCTGCAGGAAAAGAAATCAACCGAGATTCCCAAAGTAGTGGCGAGCGAAATGGGAAGAGCCTGTACGTGATAGTCGGACTGATAGTGGAAGCTTCTGGAAATAGGCGCCGTAGACGGTGATAGCCCCGTACACGAAATCAGACCGGTGGTACTAAGCGTACGACAAGTAGGGCGGGACACGAGAAATCCTGTCTGAACATGGGGGGACCATCCTCCAAGGCTAAATACTCGTAATCGACCGATAGTGAACCAGTACCGTGAGGGAAAGGCGAAAAGAACCCCGGGAGGGGAGTGAAATAGATCCTGAAACCGTGTGCATACAAACAGTCGGAGCGGACTTGTTCCGTGACGGCGTACCTTTTGTATAATGGGTCAGCGACTTACATTCAGTGGCGAGGTTAACCGAATAGGGGAGCCGTAGAGAAATCGAGTCCGAACAGGGCGACAGTCGCTGGGTGTAGACCCGAAACCAAGTGATCTACCCATGGCCAGGATGAAGGTGCGGTAACACGCCCTGGAGGTCCGAACCCACTAATGTTGAAAAATTAGGGGATGAGCTGTGGGTAGGGGTGAAAGGCTAAACAAACTTGGAAATAGCTGGTTCTCTCCGAAAACTATTTAGGTAGTGCCTCAAGTATCACCATCGGGGGTAGAGCACTGTTATGGCTAGGGGGTCATTGCGACTTACCAAACCATTGCAAACTCCGAATACCGATGAGTGCGAGCTTGGGAGACAGACGTCGGGTGCTAACGTCCGGCGTCAAGAGGGAAACAACCCAGACCGCCAGCTAAGGTCCCAAAGATTGGCTAAGTGGAAAACGAAGTGGGAAGGCTAAAACAGTCAGGATGTTGGCTTAGAAGCAGCCATCATTTAAAGAAAGCGTAATAGCTCACTGATCGAGTCGTCCTGCGCGGAAGATGTAACGGGGCTAAGCCAGTCACCGAAGCTGCGGATATCCTTTATTGGATATGGTAGGAGAGCGTTCTGTAAGCCTGCGAAGGTGTCTTGTAAAGGATGCTGGAGGTATCAGAAGTGCGAATGCTGACATGAGTAGCGATAATGCGGGTGAAAAGCCCGCACGCCGTAAGCCCAAGGTTTCCTGTTCAACGTTCATCGGAGCAGGGTGAGTCGGCCCCTAAGGCGAGGCAGAGATGCGTAGCTGATGGGAAGCAGGTTAATATTCCTGCACCGTCGTATGATGCGATGGGGGGACGGATCGCGGAAGGTTGTCTGACTGTTGGAATAGTCAGTTTCTGCTTCATAGAAGGCACTTAGGCAAATCCGGGTGCGTAATTCAAGGGAGTGGGACGAGCGGCCTTGTGCTGCGAAGCAATCGGAAGTGGTTCCAAGAAAAGCCTCTAAGCTTCAGTCATACGAGACCGTACCGCAAACCGACACAGGTGGGCGAGATGAGTATTCTAAGGCGCTTGAGAGAACTCGGGAGAAGGAACTCGGCAAATTGGTACCGTAACTTCGGGAAAAGGTACGCCCCGGTAGCTTGACCACTTTACTGTGGAAGGGCGAAAGGGTTGCAATAAACTGGTGGCTGCGACTGTTTAATAAAAACACAGCACTCTGCAAACACGAAAGTGGACGTATAGGGTGTGACGCCTGCCCGGTGCTGGAAGATTAAATGATGGGGTGCAAGCTCTTGATTGAAGTCCCAGTAAACGGCGGCCGTAACTATAACGGTCCTAAGGTAGCGAAATTCCTTGTCGGGTAAGTTCCGACCTGCACGAATGGCGTAACGATGGCCACACTGTCTCCTCCCGAGACTCAGCGAAGTTGAAA from Massilia sp. Se16.2.3 carries:
- a CDS encoding DUF2145 domain-containing protein, whose protein sequence is MRRFLLTLVLALAAGTSMAGTPCEGTPATPAQVRMSLQMADATRAALESIDDEVVLIARVGQDLGKYGLTYSHMGFAVREHPAGAWSIVHKLNGCGTATSGLYDEGLVNFFSDSPFRYQAGIWRLAPGAQARLKKALLGKKAKDYFEPNYSLVAYPFSTRYQNSNGWVLEMLAFAVAPEDEANTRLSAQAWLKGSGYRPTQLELGTMTRLGARMTKANVAFDDHPPELRWSGHIQTVTVDSIVTWLRTLPDGCQAMGCPEARVVLPGAAR
- a CDS encoding DUF2145 domain-containing protein; translation: MILRRLVLAAVLATAAEMALAGRQCVSQEVAPELSRLSMHIGDATRAALGAIDDEVVLIARVGQDLSKYGLTYSHMAFAVREHPDGAWSVVHELNRCGTGESALYDEGLVNFFADAPFRYQAGIWRLAPHAQRRLKTALLGTQAKDYHERHYSAVAYPFSARYQNSNGWVLEMLAFAFAEEGEVTDRAGAQAWLKTHAYVPSQVEVGTLLRFGARVIKANIAFDDHPSALRREGHIRLVTVDSIVTWLRTLPDACQATGCPEMRVVLPGAR
- a CDS encoding MFS transporter, with product MLFQQFRRELIIVSLRKALSALASDRLLQNSDFRRLWLSSTLMNFGSQITLLALPICAVLLMHATPSQMGTLAALESLPFLLFGLPSGVLLDRRRRLPIMMCSDIMVATALASVPLAWWLGLLSIHWLYAVGFVIGSGLVVGGSAEQVFLTFIVGRNGLVDAHSKLAATESAARLVGPGMAGVLVQLLGAPVALLCTVGAFIASLGNLRRIRAREPQPPPTNTHPMHEIREGLVFVWNHRLLRTLAWTAGFWHLLFYGYLALHVLFATRVLGMAPGVMGTAQMLGGLGILAGSILVKPLSARYGTGRAILVGLCVCTLGFALMPAIPAGLFGSGAATAIAYGIVVFLLDCGATLFFVPYVALRQRVTPDAVLGRMVATMRSLTVASAPLGAMTAGMLAERTSVRTALVLVAAGAVVLAISAVSGTRLRHVNE
- a CDS encoding enoyl-CoA hydratase, which produces MEYSDLLIENHGKVVVIRLNRPKAMNALNDNMMNELGHALYQYDADPAVNVIVLTGSEKVFAAGADIAAMANYTYADTYPGNYIGRNWEHILNVRKPVIGVVAGYALGGGCELAMMCDFLIASDAAKFGQPEIKVGVTPGAGGTQRLPRAIGKSKAMDMLLTARMIDAAEAERTGLVSRVFPADSLMEEALKVANTIAEMPVSVAMAIKDSVNRAYETTLTEGVRYERRFFHAAFGTPAQKEGMAAFLEKRKANFEGM